One Pseudodesulfovibrio cashew DNA window includes the following coding sequences:
- a CDS encoding methyl-accepting chemotaxis protein: MKVGYKVLTLSGSVAVVTAACFIGLIYWKTGGDSVQAQELAGSIRLWAWGLGGLSLLIALGAGQGLGMYVSGAVMRVADVLKQLNLGNLDVEYIPMGKAVNCGDKVGCGQPQCRSYGKEAYCWVEAGSFNADPHCPKAIQGLDCRDCKIYKHAVNDEFEELGSVLNTMGDKLREVVGQIQLSACSVAEGSEVLSNSSQEMSQGASEQAAGVEEAMASMQQMTSTIARTAETAKSTAATANSAANEAEEGGRSVAQTVEAMNRIAEEITIIEEIARQTNLLALNAAIEAARAGEHGKGFAVVAAEVRKLAEKSGEAAAEIGEVSASSQAVAAKAGEILKQMVPDIVSTAERLQEVAASSEEQREGTELVSRAVSQMDAVVQQNAGASEELSSTAQELAAQSQQLRDVIGYFRLPGMGQAGQCSSQPRSLPSSRNR, encoded by the coding sequence ATGAAAGTCGGATACAAGGTGCTTACGCTCAGTGGTTCCGTGGCCGTGGTCACGGCCGCCTGTTTTATTGGTCTCATCTATTGGAAAACCGGCGGCGATTCGGTCCAGGCCCAGGAGCTGGCTGGATCGATCCGGCTTTGGGCCTGGGGTCTGGGCGGCCTGTCGCTGCTTATCGCATTGGGCGCGGGGCAGGGGCTCGGTATGTATGTCAGCGGTGCGGTCATGCGGGTGGCCGACGTGCTCAAGCAGCTCAATCTCGGCAACCTCGACGTGGAGTACATCCCCATGGGCAAGGCCGTGAACTGCGGGGACAAGGTCGGCTGCGGGCAGCCTCAGTGCCGGTCCTACGGCAAGGAGGCCTATTGTTGGGTTGAGGCCGGGTCTTTCAACGCCGACCCGCATTGCCCCAAGGCCATTCAGGGGTTGGATTGCCGCGATTGCAAGATTTACAAACACGCCGTGAACGATGAATTCGAGGAGTTGGGCAGCGTGCTCAACACCATGGGCGACAAGCTGCGCGAGGTGGTCGGGCAGATTCAATTGAGCGCGTGCAGCGTGGCCGAAGGCAGCGAGGTCCTTTCCAACTCTTCCCAGGAAATGAGCCAGGGAGCCTCTGAGCAGGCCGCTGGCGTCGAGGAAGCCATGGCCTCCATGCAACAGATGACGTCCACCATCGCCCGGACGGCGGAGACCGCAAAGTCCACGGCGGCCACGGCCAATTCTGCGGCTAACGAGGCCGAAGAGGGCGGCAGGTCCGTGGCGCAGACCGTGGAGGCCATGAATCGCATTGCCGAAGAGATCACCATCATCGAGGAGATCGCCCGCCAGACAAACCTGCTGGCCCTGAACGCGGCCATCGAGGCCGCGCGAGCCGGTGAGCATGGCAAGGGCTTTGCCGTGGTCGCCGCCGAGGTGCGCAAGCTGGCTGAGAAATCGGGTGAGGCCGCTGCCGAGATCGGCGAGGTCTCCGCCTCCAGCCAGGCCGTGGCGGCCAAGGCAGGGGAGATCCTCAAGCAGATGGTGCCGGACATCGTGTCCACTGCGGAGCGCCTCCAGGAAGTGGCCGCTTCCAGCGAGGAACAGCGTGAGGGCACCGAATTGGTCTCCCGCGCCGTGAGCCAGATGGACGCCGTTGTCCAGCAGAACGCCGGAGCCTCCGAAGAACTTTCCTCCACCGCCCAGGAACTGGCGGCCCAGTCCCAGCAGCTTCGGGACGTGATCGGCTATTTCCGGCTGCCCGGCATGGGCCAGGCCGGACAGTGCTCATCCCAGCCGCGATCCCTTCCTTCCTCTCGGAACCGCTAG
- the nhaA gene encoding Na+/H+ antiporter NhaA: MSQPAERPLPIRCLLQSFNDFFKMEAAGGIALMVCTVAALVWANSPWAESYHALWQAKITVGVGDWMLSKAAILWINDGLMAIFFFLVGLEIKRELMVGGLSTPSQTVMPVAAALGGMVVPALLFFSLNAGTESIGGWGIPMATDIAFALGIMSLLGNRVPVGLKIFLTAVAIVDDIGAILVIALFYTTSLDVAALGLGVAVLGLMAVLNLRWKIRHSIPYLVLGVIVWFAFLKSGIHATIAGVLAAMTIPAGTRMNCVSFVEELRGAAETFELAITPGKTVLTNKEQQVALHSIEHAYNDATTPLQNIEHALHPWVAFCIMPVFALANAGVALKADVFRDLLTPVSMGIFVGLVVGKQIGVTGACWIISKLGLAKFPDRTTLVHLWGASCLAGVGFTMSIFIANLAFDEGSRLVELSKIAILFASLVAGGLGYFVLKYLAPDASERPEPGSNE; this comes from the coding sequence ATGAGCCAACCCGCTGAACGTCCCCTGCCGATCCGTTGCCTGCTGCAATCCTTCAACGACTTTTTCAAGATGGAAGCGGCGGGAGGCATCGCCCTGATGGTCTGCACCGTGGCCGCGCTCGTCTGGGCCAACTCGCCCTGGGCGGAGTCCTATCACGCCTTGTGGCAGGCCAAGATCACCGTGGGGGTGGGAGACTGGATGCTCTCCAAGGCGGCCATTCTGTGGATCAACGACGGCCTGATGGCCATCTTCTTTTTCCTGGTGGGCCTGGAGATCAAGCGGGAGCTGATGGTGGGCGGGCTGTCCACGCCGAGCCAGACCGTCATGCCCGTGGCCGCGGCCCTTGGCGGCATGGTCGTACCGGCGCTCCTTTTCTTCTCCCTCAATGCGGGCACCGAATCCATCGGAGGCTGGGGCATCCCCATGGCCACGGACATCGCCTTCGCCCTGGGCATCATGTCGCTGCTCGGCAACCGGGTCCCGGTGGGGCTGAAGATATTCCTGACCGCCGTGGCCATCGTCGACGACATCGGCGCGATCCTGGTCATCGCCCTGTTCTACACCACCTCGCTGGACGTCGCGGCCCTGGGACTGGGCGTGGCCGTGCTCGGGCTCATGGCGGTATTGAACCTGCGCTGGAAGATCCGGCACTCCATCCCCTATCTTGTGCTCGGGGTCATCGTCTGGTTCGCGTTCCTCAAGTCAGGCATCCACGCGACCATCGCAGGCGTGCTGGCGGCAATGACCATCCCTGCGGGCACGCGCATGAACTGTGTCTCCTTCGTGGAAGAACTGCGGGGAGCGGCCGAGACCTTCGAGCTGGCCATCACGCCGGGGAAAACCGTGCTGACCAACAAAGAGCAGCAGGTTGCCCTGCACTCCATCGAGCACGCCTACAACGACGCCACCACGCCGTTGCAAAATATTGAGCATGCCCTGCATCCCTGGGTGGCGTTCTGCATCATGCCTGTCTTCGCCCTGGCCAACGCGGGCGTGGCACTGAAGGCTGACGTCTTCCGGGATCTGCTCACTCCGGTTTCCATGGGCATCTTCGTGGGATTGGTGGTGGGCAAGCAGATCGGCGTCACAGGCGCGTGCTGGATCATCAGCAAGCTGGGCCTGGCGAAGTTCCCGGACCGGACCACCCTGGTTCACCTGTGGGGCGCGAGCTGCCTGGCGGGCGTGGGCTTCACCATGTCCATCTTCATCGCCAACCTCGCCTTTGACGAAGGCTCACGACTGGTGGAGCTTTCCAAGATAGCCATCCTCTTTGCCTCACTGGTTGCGGGCGGACTGGGCTACTTCGTGCTCAAGTACCTCGCTCCGGACGCATCGGAACGGCCCGAACCCGGTTCGAATGAGTGA
- the mnmE gene encoding tRNA uridine-5-carboxymethylaminomethyl(34) synthesis GTPase MnmE: MPDPKLAKDTIAAIATPPGDGGVGIVRISGPNSRIIASAVFRPAASTFADFKPYRLHYGHVLDAQGRELDDVLAAFMPGPNSYTGEDVVEINCHGGRAVLAAVLEEILDRGARLAERGEFTYRAFMHGRIDLSQAEAVAEMIHAPTKAAMHLAQVKLSGVLGETIQRLRQRLEGLRAQLVVAVDFPEDELECLPPEEMVAVCSSVRGEIEGLLAAVDRTRAWREGALVVLAGRVNAGKSSLMNALLGRNRAIVTDQPGTTRDYLEESINLGGLNIRLADTAGIRQTEDAVEAAGLEMGRELMDRADLVLLLADASEPFSEDVLTTAAGLDPARTLVVLNKADLPGFAEAHGAPLADMGMEAVTVSAKTGNGVDRLCERIRDRVLGGAGQPDPDEIAPNARQAKVLAEAGEELLLLEEDAMADIPYDLLSVRLETACDSLANITGEITSNEILNTIFDGFCIGK; this comes from the coding sequence TTTGCTGATTTCAAGCCGTATCGCCTGCACTACGGCCATGTGCTCGACGCGCAGGGGCGGGAGTTGGACGACGTGCTCGCCGCCTTCATGCCCGGCCCCAATTCCTACACCGGCGAGGATGTGGTGGAGATCAACTGCCACGGCGGAAGGGCTGTGCTCGCCGCCGTGCTGGAGGAGATCCTGGACCGGGGTGCGCGGCTAGCCGAGCGCGGCGAGTTCACCTACCGAGCGTTCATGCACGGGCGCATCGACCTCTCCCAGGCAGAGGCTGTGGCCGAGATGATCCACGCGCCTACCAAGGCGGCCATGCACCTTGCCCAGGTCAAGCTTTCCGGCGTGCTCGGCGAGACTATCCAGCGGCTTCGGCAGCGGCTGGAGGGGCTGCGCGCCCAACTGGTGGTGGCCGTGGATTTCCCGGAGGACGAGCTCGAGTGTCTGCCGCCCGAGGAAATGGTGGCGGTCTGCTCCTCCGTGCGTGGGGAGATCGAAGGGCTGCTGGCCGCCGTGGACCGGACCCGGGCGTGGCGCGAGGGCGCCCTGGTGGTACTGGCGGGCAGGGTCAACGCGGGCAAGTCGAGCCTGATGAACGCCCTGCTCGGACGCAACCGGGCCATCGTTACCGATCAGCCCGGTACCACGCGGGATTACCTGGAGGAGTCTATCAACCTCGGTGGGTTGAACATCCGGCTCGCCGACACGGCGGGCATCCGTCAGACCGAGGACGCAGTGGAGGCAGCGGGTCTGGAGATGGGGCGTGAGCTCATGGACCGGGCTGACCTGGTGCTGCTCCTGGCCGACGCCTCCGAGCCCTTCTCCGAAGATGTTTTGACCACCGCCGCAGGGCTGGACCCGGCCCGAACCCTGGTCGTGCTGAATAAGGCCGACCTGCCCGGTTTTGCCGAGGCGCACGGGGCTCCCCTGGCCGACATGGGGATGGAGGCGGTGACGGTCTCGGCCAAGACCGGCAACGGCGTGGACAGGCTCTGCGAGCGTATTCGCGACCGGGTGTTGGGCGGGGCAGGGCAGCCGGACCCAGACGAAATCGCGCCCAACGCACGCCAAGCCAAGGTACTGGCCGAAGCGGGCGAGGAGCTGCTCCTGCTGGAAGAAGACGCCATGGCGGACATTCCCTACGACCTGCTGAGCGTCAGGCTCGAGACGGCCTGCGACAGTCTGGCGAACATTACGGGCGAGATTACGTCAAACGAGATTCTGAACACCATTTTCGACGGATTCTGCATAGGAAAATAG